The following is a genomic window from Gammaproteobacteria bacterium.
GAGCGTTACACATACCAATCAACGCTCCAATGGCGTTCACTCGCCCTTTAGCATTCCAATCTTGCTTGCCAATCGGCGCGTAGCCATTGCGGCGTGGCATATCCACCGCGAATCCAGCCTCATCGACAAAAACTATGCTTCTCCCTTCTGCTTCATATACTTCCATTCGCTCTTGAAAGGCTGTTCTCTTCTC
Proteins encoded in this region:
- a CDS encoding hypothetical protein (Evidence 5 : Unknown function); this translates as MHPDAYQFERAKRLGVSRSGIGQALKRMRISYKKKTLSHPKANEEKRTAFQERMEVYEAEGRSIVFVDEAGFAVDMPRRNGYAPIGKQDWNAKGRVNAIGALIGMCNALYRNHQ